A stretch of the Papaver somniferum cultivar HN1 chromosome 6, ASM357369v1, whole genome shotgun sequence genome encodes the following:
- the LOC113286083 gene encoding sugar transport protein MST8-like: MSMRHKNGTGTPPPPPTELPSTESKMRMNVEKSNENKKISLSFLMACFIGINSGFLIGYMTGIIGGLMFGTGFVNHFYPSDDAFTYSDIVLYSMLMSFFPAILYISGSIGIDIRKRDFSRLDMRRHMILSGALVSMGSVVTIFNAVPIIFILGPNLFAMGFGMMYQGAQVYMSEMGFAHKNYLASLNIAFKMMIAIGIFVANIVNCCTNSIKGGWGWEVSIGIAAIPAAIISIGSFLLPDTPMSMIKLGKFDDAKQLLQRLHGTNDDVYILFKELLATNEASKSAKGCEKQIMSQTQNTPYRVMAIALSLFQQLTGMNVIVMYAPYLFQVIGFQESAALTYTAIIGGVNVAATIIGIISARQGCRRVFLIAGGVQICVGQILLGILIWIKLGGATGPSDVYDYLIISTTCVCV, from the exons ATGTCAATGAGACATAAAAACGGTACTGgtactcctcctcctcctcctacaGAATTACCCTCGACTGAATCAAAGATGAGAATGAATGTTGAGAAATCCAACGAGAATAAGAAGATATCTTTGAGCTTCCTTATGGCTTGTTTTATTGGTATTAATTCTGGTTTCTTGATCGGGTATATGACCGGTATCATAG GAGGGCTTATGTTTGGGACAGGATTCGTGAACCATTTCTACCCATCTGATGATGCTTTCACCTACAGCGACATTGTATTGTACTCCATGCTCATGTCTTTCTTTCCTGCAATTCTCTACATCTCCGGTTCCATTGGGATAGATATTAGAAAACGAGATTTCAGTAGATTGGATATGAGAAGGCATATGATCTTGTCTGGAGCACTCGTCTCCATGGGTTCAGTGGTCACTATTTTCAACGCCGTGCCAATCATATTTATTTTAGGTCCGAATCTGTTTGCTATGGGTTTTGGCATGATGTATCAG GGTGCTCAAGTCTATATGTCCGAAATGGGTTTCGCTCATAAAAATTACTTAGCTTCCCTAAATATTGCCTTTAAAATGATGATCGCCATTGGTATCTTTGTGGCCAATATTGTGAACTGCTGCACCAACAGTATCAAAGGTGGGTGGGGCTGGGAAGTTAGCATAGGAATTGCTGCAATCCCTGCTGCTATCATCTCTATCGGGTCTTTCTTACTCCCAGACACTCCAATGTCCATGATTAAGTTAGGTAAGTTTGATGATGCAAAACAGTTGCTCCAACGCCTCCATGGCACCAATGACGATGTTTATATACTGTTCAAAGAATTATTAGCCACTAACGAAGCATCAAAGTCGGCGAAAGGATGTGAGAAGCAAATTATGTCTCAAACACAGAACACACCCTACCGTGTGATGGCCATAGCTCTCTCCTTGTTCCAACAGCTCACAGGAATGAATGTAATTGTTATGTATGCTCCCTACCTTTTTCAAGTTATAGGATTTCAAGAAAGTGCAGCTCTAACATACACTGCAATTATTGGAGGGGTCAATGTTGCTGCAACCATCATTGGTATAATCTCAGCAAGACAAGGTTGCAGAAGGGTTTTCCTCATAGCCGGAGGAGTTCAAATATGTGTTGGTCAG